The following are encoded together in the Flavihumibacter fluvii genome:
- the miaA gene encoding tRNA (adenosine(37)-N6)-dimethylallyltransferase MiaA, with product MNSLSSSAYKKVYVIAGPTAVGKTAVAIQLAAYLGTEIISADSRQCYRELNIGVARPASAELALIKHHFIASHSISDEVNAGVFETYGLDKLAQIFSVKDNAVVVGGTGLYIKSLCEGIDELPKVDAGIRAVITRGYAMNGIAWLQEQVEKKDPMFFAEGEIQNPQRMMRALEVVMSTGKSIRSFQKGQKAIRPFSIKKIGLDIPREDLYSRINLRVDHMMDAGLLDEAESLFIEYGLANRPAYQLPPALNTVGYAELFAHFKGELSLPAAIEQIKQHTRNYAKRQLTWFRKDPAIEWMTPDEFTRRLIPGG from the coding sequence GTGAACAGTCTATCTTCAAGTGCATATAAAAAAGTATATGTGATTGCCGGACCAACTGCTGTCGGGAAAACAGCAGTGGCGATACAACTTGCAGCGTACCTTGGTACCGAAATAATTTCTGCAGATTCAAGGCAGTGTTACCGCGAATTGAATATTGGGGTTGCCCGGCCAGCATCGGCTGAGCTTGCTCTAATAAAACACCATTTTATAGCTTCCCATTCCATTTCTGATGAAGTAAACGCCGGTGTGTTTGAAACATATGGGCTTGATAAGCTTGCACAAATTTTCAGTGTTAAAGATAACGCTGTAGTGGTTGGTGGTACAGGCTTGTATATAAAATCACTCTGCGAGGGAATTGATGAGTTGCCAAAGGTTGATGCTGGAATCAGGGCTGTTATTACCAGGGGTTATGCGATGAATGGGATCGCCTGGTTACAGGAACAAGTGGAAAAAAAGGATCCCATGTTTTTTGCAGAAGGTGAAATTCAGAATCCACAGCGGATGATGCGGGCACTTGAAGTAGTTATGTCAACGGGGAAGAGTATACGTAGTTTTCAAAAGGGACAAAAAGCAATCCGCCCATTTAGTATAAAAAAAATTGGATTAGACATTCCGCGTGAAGATTTGTATTCGAGGATAAACCTTCGTGTTGATCATATGATGGATGCAGGATTGCTTGATGAGGCAGAATCTTTATTTATTGAATATGGATTGGCAAATAGACCTGCGTACCAGCTGCCTCCTGCATTGAATACAGTAGGGTATGCTGAGTTGTTTGCCCATTTTAAAGGCGAACTTTCCTTGCCTGCTGCTATAGAACAGATTAAACAACATACCCGTAATTACGCCAAACGCCAACTCACCTGGTTCCGTAAGGACCCTGCCATTGAATGGATGACCCCTGACGAATTCACCCGCCGGCTAATTCCCGGTGGGTAG
- a CDS encoding GH1 family beta-glucosidase, protein MVEVEKSRILEMLSEQSFSFLNQGPLKAAAFGPDFHFGVAISATQNEGAATIDGRSPSIWDVYARRKGVIRNKAKPTVTCDFYHRYKDDLLLVKALGFSCFRFSISWSRILPDGTGKANVAGINFDNDVINECLRLGLIPFVTLYHWDLPQVLQQEGGWASPLINRWFRHFVKICAKAFGNRVKYWLVLNEPVGFTSLGYMLGKHAPGKRNLEQFLKTVHHAAIAQAEGGHVLRELVPNAQIGTCFSCSEIVPYTSKPADLSAARRIDLLINRLFIEPLLGKGFPEDDKGLMDKMARQNLSWRFTERMQFDMDFIGLQNYFPLVIRHNPFMPFVQASVVKASSRKVPFTSLDWEINPGSFLQIIKRFWKYGGIREIMITENGAAFKDRFSQGRINDTERIDYFKSHLSALLQAKKEGVNLKGYFAWTLMDNFEWAEGFDARFGLVHVDFNTQLRTVKNSGYWWRDFLNSYS, encoded by the coding sequence ATGGTAGAGGTAGAGAAGTCGCGAATTTTGGAGATGCTCAGTGAACAAAGTTTTTCTTTCCTTAATCAGGGACCGCTGAAAGCTGCTGCTTTTGGCCCGGATTTTCATTTCGGGGTGGCCATTTCGGCTACGCAAAATGAAGGTGCTGCGACAATAGATGGCCGAAGCCCATCAATTTGGGATGTATATGCAAGACGGAAAGGTGTAATAAGGAATAAGGCCAAACCCACTGTTACATGTGATTTCTATCATCGCTATAAAGATGACCTCCTATTGGTCAAAGCCCTGGGTTTCAGTTGTTTCCGTTTTTCTATTTCCTGGTCCAGGATTCTTCCGGATGGTACAGGGAAGGCAAATGTCGCAGGAATAAATTTTGACAATGATGTGATCAACGAATGCCTTCGTCTGGGATTAATCCCTTTTGTAACGCTGTACCATTGGGACCTGCCCCAGGTCCTTCAACAGGAAGGCGGTTGGGCAAGCCCCCTGATTAATCGCTGGTTCAGGCATTTTGTAAAAATATGTGCAAAGGCTTTTGGCAATCGGGTAAAATATTGGCTTGTCTTAAATGAACCAGTTGGATTCACTTCGCTGGGTTATATGTTGGGGAAACATGCCCCGGGAAAAAGAAACCTCGAACAATTCCTCAAAACAGTGCACCATGCTGCCATTGCCCAGGCAGAAGGTGGCCACGTGCTTCGAGAACTTGTTCCGAATGCCCAAATTGGAACTTGTTTTTCTTGTTCAGAAATAGTTCCATATACTTCAAAGCCCGCGGATTTATCTGCCGCCCGCAGAATAGACCTTTTAATAAACCGGCTGTTCATTGAACCTTTACTGGGAAAAGGATTTCCAGAAGATGATAAAGGGCTAATGGATAAAATGGCCCGGCAAAATCTATCATGGCGGTTTACAGAAAGGATGCAATTTGATATGGATTTTATTGGCCTACAGAATTATTTTCCCCTTGTAATAAGGCACAATCCTTTCATGCCATTCGTACAAGCCTCAGTTGTTAAGGCAAGTTCAAGGAAAGTTCCATTTACATCATTAGACTGGGAGATTAATCCAGGCAGTTTTCTTCAAATCATTAAAAGGTTTTGGAAATATGGTGGCATAAGGGAAATAATGATTACAGAAAACGGTGCCGCTTTCAAAGATAGGTTTTCTCAAGGTCGGATAAATGATACTGAACGCATTGACTATTTTAAGTCACACCTTTCCGCACTATTGCAGGCCAAAAAGGAAGGTGTAAATCTGAAAGGGTATTTCGCTTGGACATTAATGGATAATTTTGAATGGGCAGAAGGCTTTGATGCCCGCTTTGGATTGGTACATGTTGATTTTAATACGCAACTACGTACCGTTAAAAATTCCGGGTATTGGTGGCGGGATTTCCTGAACAGTTACTCTTAA
- a CDS encoding OmpP1/FadL family transporter, whose amino-acid sequence MRKCLILLSTTLISWVASAQVPEDALRVSWTTPSGTARNQAIGGVMTSLGGDISANFINPAGIGLYRTSELVLSPGYTFYNNSSNYRDTKTGQKGDAFFIGTSGFVFGINDAYRPNRSSAFSIAVNRSASFNNHITYSGINDFSSFAEEYAAEIANSGLTLDNALNSNSISFPARMSIYTYLTDTLTTLQGGTEVVATPLRYAYENDTAFLLNQSNDVKTSGGITEIAFSFAGNKNDKLYWGGSIGVPILNYERVNVYTESDSSSNGRNYFKSATLTEWYQSKGVGLNLKLGLIFKPVDNIRVGAAIHTPTIYGMKDTYDATMETDLENYNTPSSVNVTTLNNGVIPQYNYDQSSPWRFLGSVSYVFREIADTRQQRGFISADIEYVTYASNKISNADVGSAEEQSYFNSVNSAIKEIYRGAFNGKIGGELKFNTIMARAGFAYYGNPYRDQPYKGSRMYISGGLGYRNKGYFVDLAYVHCISNDVNFPYRLPDKANTYADVNGSGGSVLVTVGLKF is encoded by the coding sequence ATGCGAAAATGTTTAATCCTGTTATCTACGACATTAATTTCATGGGTAGCTTCAGCCCAGGTTCCTGAAGATGCGCTGAGGGTTTCCTGGACAACACCCAGTGGTACCGCCCGTAACCAGGCCATCGGCGGTGTGATGACCTCTCTTGGTGGGGATATCAGTGCCAATTTTATAAACCCTGCCGGCATTGGTTTATATCGTACCAGCGAACTGGTGCTTTCACCAGGATATACTTTCTATAACAATTCATCCAATTACAGGGATACCAAAACCGGCCAGAAAGGCGATGCCTTTTTCATAGGGACATCCGGATTTGTATTTGGCATTAACGATGCATACCGCCCAAACAGAAGCAGCGCATTCAGTATTGCAGTAAACCGGTCGGCCAGTTTCAATAACCACATTACTTATTCAGGCATCAATGATTTCAGTTCTTTTGCGGAAGAATATGCCGCTGAAATTGCCAATTCCGGCCTAACGCTCGACAATGCATTGAACAGTAATTCAATCTCTTTCCCGGCCAGGATGTCTATTTACACCTACCTGACAGATACATTAACAACCCTTCAGGGCGGGACAGAAGTTGTTGCAACACCACTACGTTATGCCTATGAAAATGATACGGCATTCCTTTTGAACCAGAGTAATGATGTCAAGACCTCAGGCGGTATTACTGAGATTGCATTTAGTTTCGCAGGAAACAAGAACGACAAATTATATTGGGGTGGCAGTATTGGAGTACCCATCCTGAATTATGAAAGGGTTAATGTTTATACAGAATCTGATTCCAGTTCAAACGGTAGGAATTACTTCAAATCAGCTACGTTGACTGAATGGTATCAGAGCAAAGGTGTTGGCCTTAACCTGAAACTGGGATTGATTTTTAAGCCTGTTGACAACATACGTGTGGGTGCGGCTATTCATACACCGACCATTTATGGCATGAAAGATACATATGATGCAACAATGGAAACTGACCTTGAAAATTATAATACGCCCAGCTCTGTTAATGTAACCACTTTAAATAATGGAGTAATACCTCAATATAATTATGACCAGAGTTCTCCATGGCGATTCCTCGGAAGTGTATCTTATGTATTCAGGGAAATAGCTGATACCCGCCAGCAACGCGGATTTATCTCTGCTGACATTGAATATGTGACGTATGCCAGCAATAAAATCAGTAATGCTGATGTAGGTTCCGCAGAAGAACAGTCATACTTCAATTCAGTGAACAGTGCCATCAAGGAAATCTACAGAGGAGCATTTAATGGAAAAATCGGTGGCGAACTAAAATTCAATACCATTATGGCCCGTGCAGGCTTTGCCTATTATGGCAACCCCTACCGTGACCAGCCGTACAAGGGAAGCAGAATGTATATCAGCGGCGGGCTCGGTTACCGTAACAAAGGTTATTTTGTTGACCTGGCTTATGTGCATTGCATCTCAAATGATGTGAATTTCCCTTATCGTTTACCAGACAAAGCCAATACTTATGCTGACGTAAACGGAAGCGGCGGAAGTGTTTTGGTTACTGTTGGATTAAAGTTTTAA
- the proS gene encoding proline--tRNA ligase: protein MSKEITSRQEDYSQWYNDLVIKGGLADYSAVRGCMVIKPHGFALWENMRDQLDRMFKETGHVNAYFPLFIPKSFLSKEAAHVEGFAKECAVVTHYRLKNDPNGGGVIVDPEAKLEEELIVRPTSETIIWNTYKDWIQSYRDLPILINQWANVVRWEMRTRLFLRTAEFLWQEGHTAHATKEEAMDESRKMLEVYATFVEEFMALPVIKGVKTESERFAGAEETYCIEALMQDGKALQAGTSHFLGQNFAKAFDVKFLTKENKLEYVWATSWGVSTRLIGALVMAHSDDQGLILPPKIAPLQVVIVPIYKGEEQKAMIGQKVLEITKGLKELGISVKYDESDNTRPGWKFAEYEMKGVPVRIAIGARDLANNVVEIARRDTKEKMTVSLDGLPLYVKTLLDDIQLNMFNKARDYRDSHITEVDTWDDFVRLLDEKGGFLSAHWDGTAATEEAIKDKTKATIRCIPLDNIVSEGSCILTGNPSKQRVLFARAY from the coding sequence ATGAGTAAAGAGATCACGAGCCGGCAGGAAGATTATTCGCAATGGTATAATGACCTGGTCATCAAAGGCGGATTGGCAGATTATTCGGCTGTTCGCGGTTGTATGGTCATCAAACCGCACGGATTTGCCCTATGGGAGAATATGCGGGACCAGCTGGACCGTATGTTTAAGGAAACAGGCCATGTTAATGCTTATTTCCCACTGTTTATCCCAAAAAGTTTCTTGTCCAAAGAGGCAGCCCACGTGGAAGGATTCGCTAAGGAATGTGCAGTAGTCACACATTACCGGCTAAAAAACGATCCCAATGGGGGCGGGGTTATTGTTGATCCTGAAGCCAAACTTGAAGAAGAGCTTATTGTTCGGCCCACATCGGAAACTATAATCTGGAATACTTACAAAGACTGGATTCAAAGTTACCGCGACTTGCCCATCCTTATCAACCAGTGGGCTAATGTGGTACGCTGGGAGATGCGCACCCGCTTATTCCTGCGCACTGCAGAGTTTTTATGGCAGGAAGGTCATACAGCCCATGCCACAAAAGAAGAAGCAATGGATGAAAGTCGCAAAATGCTGGAGGTATATGCCACTTTTGTGGAAGAATTTATGGCATTACCGGTGATAAAGGGTGTAAAAACCGAAAGTGAAAGATTTGCAGGAGCAGAAGAAACGTACTGCATTGAAGCATTGATGCAAGACGGGAAAGCCCTTCAGGCGGGAACTTCTCATTTCCTGGGCCAAAATTTTGCTAAGGCATTTGATGTAAAATTTCTGACCAAAGAGAATAAGCTGGAGTATGTATGGGCCACCAGCTGGGGGGTTAGCACCCGCCTCATTGGAGCGCTTGTTATGGCTCATAGTGATGACCAGGGACTGATTTTACCACCAAAGATCGCCCCGCTTCAAGTGGTGATCGTACCTATTTACAAAGGCGAAGAGCAAAAAGCCATGATTGGCCAAAAAGTACTTGAAATCACCAAAGGCCTGAAAGAACTGGGCATTTCTGTAAAATATGATGAAAGTGACAATACCCGCCCGGGTTGGAAATTCGCCGAATATGAAATGAAGGGCGTGCCTGTAAGGATAGCCATTGGTGCCCGGGACCTTGCAAATAATGTGGTAGAGATCGCCCGCCGCGATACCAAAGAAAAAATGACCGTATCATTAGATGGACTGCCATTATATGTGAAAACCTTGCTGGACGATATTCAATTAAATATGTTCAATAAGGCCAGGGATTATCGCGATAGCCATATCACAGAAGTGGATACCTGGGACGATTTTGTTCGATTATTGGATGAAAAAGGTGGTTTCTTGTCTGCACATTGGGATGGGACCGCGGCTACTGAAGAGGCCATTAAGGATAAAACCAAGGCTACGATCCGATGTATTCCTTTGGATAATATAGTGTCGGAAGGCAGCTGCATTTTAACTGGAAACCCCAGTAAGCAACGGGTTCTATTCGCCAGGGCCTATTAA
- a CDS encoding M48 family metallopeptidase, with the protein MESPAIVYYSPSRLGTPVPVRMLLFNNAIQLYDETGTDFLAAFPYQDIIRLSEEGNKVTFALLSDRSQVLEVPLDHFFLPELLQKTGASKKRGWPGWRKLQVPVFAILVLFVMIGGYYLLVASIARFGVQFISPKKEAELGQMMYNAMMEQEKIDTLSTAYVQQFAAPLKLSENYQIRITVVDEKEVNAFAIPGGNIVIYKGILKNMRHPGELVALLGHEASHVNERHSLRNILQEMTGSMLLSMVFGDLGSIGGAIAGRANMIRSLSYSRGLEEEADELGMERMLRNKVDPQGMVLLMDRLEESEKDVSLPGFLSTHPVTSARKAHAQKFVAAHPFREALPADLSASWKLLKIALADSDNW; encoded by the coding sequence ATGGAAAGTCCTGCAATAGTATATTATAGTCCATCCAGATTGGGAACACCTGTTCCTGTAAGGATGCTTTTATTCAATAATGCCATCCAGCTTTATGACGAAACCGGGACCGATTTCCTGGCAGCATTCCCATACCAGGACATAATTCGGTTAAGCGAAGAGGGAAATAAGGTAACATTTGCCCTGCTTTCCGACCGGTCACAAGTACTTGAAGTTCCCTTGGATCATTTTTTTCTGCCGGAATTATTACAGAAAACCGGCGCCTCAAAGAAGAGGGGGTGGCCAGGATGGAGAAAATTGCAAGTCCCGGTATTTGCAATTTTGGTGTTATTTGTGATGATTGGAGGGTATTATTTGCTGGTGGCTTCAATAGCCCGTTTCGGGGTACAGTTTATTTCTCCTAAGAAAGAAGCTGAGTTGGGGCAAATGATGTACAATGCTATGATGGAACAGGAAAAAATTGATACCCTGTCCACCGCATATGTGCAACAATTTGCCGCCCCCCTTAAACTGAGTGAAAACTACCAGATAAGGATTACAGTGGTAGATGAAAAGGAGGTCAACGCCTTTGCAATACCTGGTGGCAATATTGTGATTTACAAAGGCATACTAAAAAATATGCGGCACCCCGGCGAATTGGTAGCCTTGTTAGGCCATGAAGCATCCCATGTGAACGAACGTCATAGCCTTCGGAATATCCTGCAGGAAATGACCGGATCCATGTTGTTGTCGATGGTTTTTGGTGATCTTGGTTCAATTGGCGGAGCAATTGCGGGCCGTGCAAATATGATACGCAGCCTGTCTTATTCCCGTGGGCTGGAAGAGGAGGCTGATGAACTGGGTATGGAAAGAATGTTAAGGAATAAAGTGGATCCCCAGGGGATGGTATTATTGATGGATCGTCTTGAAGAATCAGAAAAGGATGTCAGCTTACCAGGTTTTCTAAGTACCCATCCGGTAACATCTGCGCGTAAGGCCCACGCGCAAAAATTTGTTGCTGCACATCCCTTTCGTGAAGCATTGCCTGCCGACTTGTCAGCTTCGTGGAAATTATTGAAGATCGCTTTGGCTGATTCAGATAATTGGTAA
- the truB gene encoding tRNA pseudouridine(55) synthase TruB, translating to MEPLINNPFSEGQVLLIDKPIEWTSFDAVRKIRNMVKTKKVGHAGTLDPLATGLLIICTGKYTKKINEYMAREKEYTGTIFLGATTPTFDLESDPIPQYDPMGITPEQLKAATGRFIGEILQVPPIHSAIKINGKRVYELARKGVDVRLEPRPVTISAFEITAVNMPEISFRVVCSTGTYIRSLANDYGVALGCGAYLSSLRRTRIGEFSVDDAMSMDQAGTMISERLRQDG from the coding sequence GTGGAGCCCTTAATCAATAATCCCTTTTCGGAGGGCCAGGTTTTACTGATCGACAAACCCATTGAATGGACTTCTTTTGATGCAGTGAGGAAGATCCGGAATATGGTCAAGACCAAAAAAGTCGGACACGCGGGCACCCTGGATCCACTGGCCACCGGATTACTGATCATCTGCACCGGGAAATACACCAAAAAAATCAATGAATATATGGCCCGTGAAAAGGAATATACGGGTACAATTTTTCTTGGTGCGACCACGCCAACTTTCGACCTTGAATCCGATCCAATTCCGCAGTACGATCCCATGGGTATCACGCCCGAACAGTTGAAAGCAGCTACAGGCCGGTTCATCGGTGAAATATTACAGGTGCCGCCTATTCATTCAGCCATCAAGATCAATGGGAAAAGGGTATATGAACTGGCGCGGAAAGGGGTGGATGTACGCCTGGAGCCCAGACCAGTAACTATTTCAGCTTTTGAAATAACGGCAGTGAATATGCCGGAAATTTCCTTCAGGGTGGTGTGTTCAACGGGAACCTACATACGAAGCCTTGCAAATGATTATGGTGTTGCATTAGGATGCGGAGCCTACCTAAGCAGTTTGCGCAGAACCAGGATTGGTGAGTTTTCAGTTGATGACGCGATGTCTATGGATCAGGCTGGAACGATGATCAGTGAGCGACTAAGGCAAGATGGGTGA
- a CDS encoding BamA/TamA family outer membrane protein, protein MPDRITNTLIRNVHWRMFFGFCLLLASGCKVTKNYPPDKAFVYKTNFKLETKLPQSERQLLLTKIENQVDDSVKVKWTSKLFIKKILKKPPVFDTTNAVKSATFINDLLHANGYLYSSVNWDSSLTVKGDEKRVTLNFNVVTGKVLRLDSMSFSFRDSTLQTLALVNKGNSILKKGDTYTKDKISREIDRMLAIYRDNGYLKINRDDIYAEVDTVVAGLIDPGLDPFEQIRLLEEVQKRRENPKITVIFKQRATENPEHLQQYYIRNVRIFPERALVQDTVRYFADTIKRNGIEIFSTRNLFKPSFLLRNNHLNPGALYKQADVYRTNNAFGQMGAWAQVGIDVFPIDSISKLDVNINMYPAKKQYLNVDLEASSNTADVVASVVTGNLLGLAVNFGLKNRNVNKQSILSTTNLRFGIELGNKATIIQTYQTTLSQNFSIPKFVAPFKIKAEKNLLSTRTNLNANASYTIRRDFLTIQSLNTSIGYEWANKKKRTWLYSPLNIEFLRKFETDSFRAQAKTIPNYRNLFNDGLIISQYLRLINGWSKDNKVFYLRMQTEESGAIFGNIQSLDLKNRLSRFIKGDIDFRYYTNHPRHTWAFRIFGGVGFPYGKQYDSLGNIQKELTLPFFKSYSAGGPVSMRAWQIRQLGPGSSKIYDSTSTDRFGDIQLEGNIEYRFSLGTLFGIKVKSAFFTDFGNIWYRNNQGNPQLDGAVFKLNKLYKDLAVAGGTSLRFDFSYFLIRFDWAYKLKNPIYAEINNGWFQNLTLLKGQFQLGINYPF, encoded by the coding sequence ATGCCAGACCGAATAACCAACACCCTCATCCGAAATGTGCATTGGCGGATGTTTTTCGGGTTTTGCCTGCTTCTGGCTTCAGGCTGTAAGGTTACAAAAAATTATCCCCCTGATAAAGCTTTTGTCTATAAGACCAATTTCAAACTTGAAACAAAACTACCCCAATCGGAGCGTCAATTACTATTGACCAAGATAGAGAACCAGGTGGATGACAGCGTTAAAGTAAAATGGACGAGTAAGCTATTTATAAAGAAAATCTTAAAAAAGCCCCCTGTTTTCGATACCACAAACGCTGTGAAGTCCGCTACCTTTATCAATGACCTGTTACACGCAAATGGGTACCTCTACAGTTCGGTGAACTGGGATAGCAGCCTTACTGTCAAAGGTGACGAAAAAAGGGTAACACTGAACTTTAATGTGGTTACGGGCAAAGTCCTCCGGCTTGACTCCATGTCATTTTCTTTCAGGGATTCTACGCTTCAAACCCTTGCTCTCGTTAACAAGGGCAATTCGATCCTCAAAAAAGGAGATACCTATACCAAGGATAAAATTTCCAGGGAAATTGACCGGATGCTGGCTATTTACCGCGATAATGGATACCTGAAAATAAACCGGGATGATATTTATGCTGAGGTAGATACGGTGGTGGCAGGATTGATCGACCCGGGACTGGATCCTTTTGAACAGATCCGGTTATTGGAGGAAGTGCAAAAAAGACGTGAAAACCCAAAAATCACCGTAATCTTCAAACAAAGAGCCACTGAGAATCCTGAACATCTGCAACAATATTATATCAGGAACGTCCGGATATTCCCGGAACGTGCGCTGGTGCAGGACACTGTCAGGTATTTCGCCGACACGATCAAAAGAAACGGGATTGAAATATTCTCTACTCGCAACCTTTTTAAGCCATCCTTCCTTTTACGAAATAATCACCTTAACCCTGGCGCTTTATACAAACAGGCTGATGTATACAGAACTAATAATGCATTTGGACAAATGGGCGCGTGGGCGCAGGTTGGCATAGATGTTTTCCCAATTGACAGTATTTCCAAACTGGATGTGAATATCAATATGTATCCGGCCAAGAAGCAATACCTGAATGTTGATCTTGAAGCCAGCAGTAATACAGCTGACGTGGTAGCTTCGGTTGTAACCGGAAATTTGCTGGGGCTTGCTGTAAACTTTGGGCTCAAAAACAGGAATGTTAACAAGCAGTCAATTCTTTCCACTACCAACCTTCGCTTTGGTATTGAATTAGGAAATAAGGCGACGATCATTCAAACCTACCAGACAACTTTATCGCAAAATTTCAGCATCCCGAAATTTGTAGCCCCCTTCAAAATAAAAGCAGAAAAAAACCTGCTTAGTACCCGTACAAATCTGAACGCGAACGCTTCCTACACCATACGGCGAGACTTCTTAACAATACAAAGCCTCAATACCTCTATTGGTTATGAATGGGCAAATAAAAAGAAGCGCACATGGCTATATAGCCCTTTAAACATTGAATTCCTCAGGAAATTTGAAACGGATAGCTTCAGGGCCCAGGCCAAAACTATTCCAAATTACAGGAACCTTTTTAACGATGGCTTAATTATCAGCCAATACCTGCGTTTAATAAATGGCTGGTCAAAAGATAATAAAGTTTTTTACCTGCGGATGCAAACAGAAGAAAGTGGTGCCATTTTCGGAAATATCCAATCCCTCGATCTCAAGAACAGGTTGTCACGATTTATAAAAGGTGATATTGATTTCAGGTATTATACCAACCATCCGCGTCATACATGGGCTTTCAGGATATTTGGCGGAGTAGGGTTTCCCTACGGAAAACAGTATGATTCTTTAGGGAATATTCAAAAAGAACTGACCCTGCCTTTTTTTAAATCATATTCAGCTGGTGGTCCGGTAAGTATGCGGGCCTGGCAGATCAGGCAACTTGGACCAGGCTCTTCCAAAATATATGATTCCACCAGTACCGATCGTTTCGGAGACATCCAGCTGGAAGGAAATATCGAATATCGCTTTTCGCTAGGAACCTTATTTGGTATTAAAGTTAAAAGTGCCTTCTTTACAGACTTTGGAAATATATGGTACAGAAATAACCAGGGAAACCCACAACTCGATGGTGCTGTTTTCAAACTGAACAAACTCTATAAAGATCTTGCGGTTGCCGGTGGTACCAGCCTTCGGTTTGATTTTAGTTATTTCCTGATACGATTCGACTGGGCCTACAAACTTAAGAATCCAATTTATGCAGAAATCAATAATGGCTGGTTCCAAAATTTAACGCTTTTAAAAGGCCAGTTTCAGCTTGGAATAAATTATCCTTTTTAA
- a CDS encoding RNA methyltransferase, whose translation MITKNQVKYIQSLSQKKLRDEESVFVAEGPKIIIELLTMSHMQPVSIYGTPEWWQQHPAGKTAEWGFEVSEDELERISFLKAPNQVLGIFKKPELSIIAGGWQLLLDGIQDPGNLGTLIRIADWFGVQQVICSEDSADAFNPKVIQSSMASIGRVEVIYTNLVDFVRAHPHRHFYAAVLDGEPLREAKPQGASALVIGNESKGIRPELLQELTHFVTISRVGQAESLNAAVAAGIILSHLVV comes from the coding sequence ATGATAACAAAAAATCAGGTCAAATATATCCAAAGTTTGAGCCAGAAAAAATTAAGGGATGAGGAATCTGTCTTTGTTGCGGAAGGTCCCAAGATAATTATTGAATTATTAACTATGTCACATATGCAGCCGGTAAGCATATACGGTACACCGGAATGGTGGCAGCAACACCCTGCAGGAAAGACTGCAGAATGGGGTTTTGAGGTAAGTGAGGATGAATTGGAAAGGATATCATTTCTTAAAGCACCTAACCAGGTTCTTGGGATATTTAAAAAACCTGAACTATCGATCATCGCAGGAGGTTGGCAGCTATTGCTGGATGGCATCCAGGATCCTGGTAACCTTGGCACCCTTATCCGGATTGCTGATTGGTTTGGGGTTCAGCAGGTTATTTGCAGTGAAGATTCAGCCGATGCCTTCAATCCAAAAGTGATCCAAAGTAGCATGGCAAGTATCGGGCGTGTTGAGGTCATATATACCAACCTGGTTGATTTTGTGCGGGCCCATCCGCACAGGCATTTTTACGCAGCAGTACTGGATGGCGAACCTCTGCGGGAAGCTAAACCGCAGGGAGCTTCTGCATTGGTGATTGGTAATGAATCGAAAGGTATCCGGCCGGAGTTATTGCAGGAATTGACGCATTTTGTAACCATTTCCCGCGTTGGCCAGGCAGAATCCCTGAATGCGGCCGTAGCAGCAGGAATAATTTTATCCCACCTGGTAGTTTAA